A window from Malania oleifera isolate guangnan ecotype guangnan chromosome 7, ASM2987363v1, whole genome shotgun sequence encodes these proteins:
- the LOC131160509 gene encoding uncharacterized protein LOC131160509, producing MHSWHLRHSLHRHRHRHRNRNRHRRCPLFITPFTNQPATSTQYGTLYISLSLSLSLSLSLSKMTQHNHHQDLPPSTLKHRRRGWLIAVWVILILIFLLFVVALILALTLFKFKEPRTSLISATVDGVAPRVTLPSIRFELNLTLILEVLVENSNRASFRGGVGKSVVLYGGAPVGEADLSPGLIPARGSAAVTCRLTVEVDRLASNISSLIKDVLAGEVPVEVRTRVPGRVSLLGIFKKHVVALSDCRLVVGFPEMKIRRQDCEHETKF from the coding sequence ATGCATTCATGGCACCTCCGCCACTCTCTCCACCGCCACCGCCACCGCCACCGCAACCGCAACCGCCACCGCCGCTGCCCCCTCTTTATTACTCCATTTACTAACCAACCAGCCACCTCCACACAATACGGGACCCtgtacatctctctctctctctctctttctctctctctctctctctctaaaatgacaCAGCATAACCACCACCAAGATCTCCCCCCATCCACCCTGAAACACCGCCGCCGGGGCTGGCTGATCGCCGTCTGGGTCATTCTCATCCTGATCTTTCTCCTCTTCGTCGTCGCACTGATCTTGGCCCTGACCCTCTTCAAGTTCAAGGAACCCAGAACCAGCCTCATCTCCGCCACCGTCGATGGCGTCGCGCCTCGCGTCACGCTGCCGTCCATCCGCTTCGAGCTCAACCTAACTCTGATCCTCGAGGTGCTCGTGGAGAACAGCAACCGCGCGAGCTTCCGGGGCGGCGTCGGTAAGAGCGTCGTCCTCTACGGTGGCGCCCCGGTGGGCGAGGCCGATCTGTCCCCGGGCCTCATCCCGGCGAGGGGATCTGCCGCCGTGACCTGCCGGCTGACGGTGGAGGTGGACAGGCTCGCCTCCAATATTTCTTCCCTGATTAAGGACGTGCTCGCGGGCGAGGTCCCCGTAGAAGTGCGCACGAGGGTTCCTGGCAGGGTGTCGCTTCTTGGGATCTTTAAGAAACACGTCGTCGCTCTGTCGGACTGCCGACTGGTCGTCGGGTTTCCGGAGATGAAGATCCGCCGGCAGGATTGCGAGCACGAGACCAAGTTTTGA